Part of the Impatiens glandulifera chromosome 8, dImpGla2.1, whole genome shotgun sequence genome is shown below.
AaaggattttgaaaaatatttgaacgAGATTATGTACAAAGGTAATTTTCataatgtgaaaaaaaaatatttacttagtaCTGGATAATCTTATGACAGGGAGCAAAAGAGCGAACAAGAGGTGATTAGGCCGATGAATCAAcctaattttaattgtttatttctctcttctctccattaataatttaatgttttatctttattaataatttatatttcattgtCTTTCGTATAATTTATCCCACTttacttattaatttgtaaatatatgttttaaaatatatattatatttgataaatatatatttaaaagaataaaaaatataattatttatctcatatattaatttaaatatatatatatatatatatatatttgtgattaataatttatttatttatttatatgtttttaatataagtaatatcagaaaaaataaatagataaattaaatcagtaatatatatatatatatatatatatatatatatatatatatatatatatatatatatatatatatatatattacataaattctCCCCTATTTATTtgtcatttttcttatttttaaaagcttattttttatatattttattttcttatttataaaatgtattaaaaactTAATAAGTTAACTAACTCACAatttatatattctcttttaaacttaaaatgtattatgCTGATTCTTACTCTTAGGTGCCTAACCAACAAtttattgatttgatttatttatttttcctgttattactcattttaaaaacacataaataaataaattattaattatataaatatataatatatatttaaattaatagaggggataaataattaattaaattaaaaaaaacaattaaaatttttcatacttatttttttattctcttaaatatatatttatcaaatataatatacattttaaaatatatagttacaaattaataagtaaagtgggataaattatttatgaagagacaacaaaagataaatttaataaagatgaaacataaaattattaatggagAGAAGAGggaaaaataaacaattaaaattaagttgAGTCATCAGCTTAGTCACTCTTCCACATCATTTCATTTGTTTCATTCGCTTTCCTCCCACTCTAAAAGACCTTCAAgcgagttatatttattttatcttaatgaaatgtttaagaaaaaataaaattagtaacatataataaaatatttagaatgcAACAAAGTATATCTAAATAGTcaatgtgtgtttttttttcattttttaatacaaactattgattaatattttaaaaaaaatctttattagAAAAAGTAAATCTTATAGAAAGGGTTGTAAACGAGTCAAGTCGAACAGTTAATTAGGCTTGAGCTCAAGCTCGTATGTATTTAGTTGGGTTTATGAGTGGCTCGAGCTCAAATTGTTTAGAGCTCGTTACAAAAGCTCATGTAAAGCCCGTTTACAACCTAACGCCTTGTTcagtatgatttaaaaaaaaaaacaatatgaaTCAAACTTCATTTCACTACTCTCTTACCAATcacatcacttaattcattacccaaaatacttaaaatatgtattttaaattattaattttattttatttatatatatacatatcaataccttttaagtatttttttttagggTAAATTACCTGGACGGCCCTCAAACTATctcgatcgctcacttttggccctcaaactaatttttgaaacaaatcgctccttcaacttttataaaggtcacaCGTGGCcattccgtcaactttttagttaaacctaacggtttaagtttaaaatattatttttttatatattatctttaattttatatattatatttatatatataattattaaatcgcttatatataatattatatatatattattattaaattttatataattattaaatcttttatataataaataaataatatatattatttatttttatctatatatatatatataatatatatatattatctttaactaatttatatataatatttatataatatatatttttaaaaataatttaagtgttaaaagtatttgagtagttagaaggttataattacttttaatttttcaaattattttgtaaaatatatattctataaattctataaatttatttatatatatatatatatatatatatatatatatatatatataattaatgattggggataatccatataatttatttttaaactttgttttatatatattaaaaataatttattaaaagtaattgtaaccttctaactactcaaatacttttaacacttaaattcttttttaaaatatatataatataaatattatatataaattagttaaagataatatatataaattatatatatagataaaaataaataatatatatattatttatttattatataaaagatttaataattatataaaatttaataatatatatatatatataatattatatataagcgatttaataattatatatataaatataaaatataagattaaagataatatataaaaaaaataatattttaaacttaaaccgttaggtttaaccaaaaagttgacAGAAGGGCCACTcgtgacctttataaaagttgaaggggcgatttgtttcaaaaattaatttgagggccaaaagtgagcgattGAGATAGTTTAAGGGCCGCCCAGGTAATTTgccttttttttttactaaaagtaatcattattttctcaaaatcatcgacaatcattcaatttttctatctcttaatttttttaaaaactcactAACAAACAAGACCTAAAAGAAGATTTTACTTTAGGTGAAGAgcttaacatttttttgttcatcaaaataaattttagttacgTACACTTAGAAAAGAGAATATTATTGAGTAAATCGATCAGAACTGAGATTATATCATAATAGTCTAGAattatgacacgagtttatataatacTCGGCCCCTTCAAATCTTAACAACAGATAATGATTAGACTAGAAGCGATGATTTTAAACTAGCTTTTAAACTTTCAAAAAGATCTAGCTTGACTCGTTTAaagtttcaaatttttaaaCGAGTTCGAACTCGGCTCATTAAGACTAAATGAACGAGCTTCAACAAACTTTTTACGGAGCGAAGATTCAAATAGCTCACGATATATCTTTTCATTTACATCCTTAGCTATTGACTAAACTATTGCCGTTTATGTAAGTTTTAGAGGAGGTACAAATTTTGTTCCACCTTGATCTCGCACATAGTATTCGACATCTATTCAAGGCATCAATTCTTTGATATTGAGTTCATTTAAAATTCCTGGTCAGGTTTATTATTCCTTCATTAGTTGTACCATTCTATTTGATCTTTAATAAGATTGTCTTCTTGGTTAACTTggtacatatatttttttaaggattCCATTCTCATTTTCCCTATAAGGTAAGGATAAAACagtcatatttaaaaaaatattgttccTCGGGAATAGGGAATCTCGTAATAAGGATTTCGTAATAGGAATCCTTTCTGATATATATTGTCacaataatttatctctcatcaATCCTAGTAATTTCATCTGATTTTTTTGATCACATCTATCTTGGGAAGATATTTTTAACTGGTTGGACCTTAATTTACCATCTAACCACTCTAATTGATAAATGTTTGAATGTGCATTTTGTTGTGGAATTGTTACTACAAGAAttgttttttatcatattagtttcactatatatattatgtgataaatttttatatagtcTACCAATTCTGCGACATGAAGCAAATGGATACAATTCCCATGTTCATTCAAGTTTGTCAAATGTAAacctaattgaataaaattaatattcttttaataaaattaaaattaataattaaaaacacaaTCTGCTAAGGTAGTTTTTACCACTATTACTTTATTATTAGCGACATTTCGCTGATCTAACTCCCATTCATGCTAAAAGACTTTTCAAAACCATGCCCCTAATTCAAACAAATCTGGATTTGCAAACcgttaataaaattgatttctTCATTGAGAAGATTTTGATGAGTTACAAAAATGTTAAATTGAAAAGAACCATAATAATAtctaagaataagaataagaacaGTTGATAAATTAGagtgaaatataaataatgaaaattcattCACTTGATTAGACAGTGACACTGCATCGCGATAGAGCAGATACTTGACGGAGTCAAAGACAAAAACTCCGTTAAAATTGTTACTACCGAATTTTGTagtattcagaaataaaatgTAGTAATTTGATTGATAAGAGATTTGGCTTAAATAGCCTTACAGCCTAAAACTAAGTCAACAACTGAAAAGCATAAAAATAGGATAAACTAAGTCAGCCTAAAAACAAGGCACGTcaaaggaaataaaataaactgaCTGCTAACTGCTATTACTACTAACTGCTACTAATACTAAATGCTATTAAGACTTAGTCTTTTATTTTGCTAATACTAAATTTCTTCAACAAACTCTCCCCTAAACTGAATATCATCACTTCAGTTTATACTCTGCATCCTGCAAATTCCAAGTTTTGCCCTGAGTTTTTCAAATGACTCCAACTTCAATGCTTTCGTCATTATGTCTGCAGTCTGTTCATGTGTTGCACAATATGCAAACTCAATTTCCCCATCATTAGACAGCTCACGTATAAAATGGTATCTAATATGAATGTGCTTACTTCTACCATGTAACACTGCATTTTTAGCAAGCTTTATGGTAGATGAGTTATCACAGAACAAAGTAATACACTCATTATGAGAATAGAACAATGTTTTAAGCAGTCTTTTCATCCACACTGCCTGACAAGCACACAATGCTGCAGCTACAaactcagcttctgtagtagataGTGTTACAATAGGTTGCTTCTTAGATGCCCAAGCCACAGCCCCTTTTCCCAATGTAAAAACATAGCCAGAAGTGCTTCTTCTATCATCAAGATCTCCAGCATAATCACTATCTGTAAAGCCAACCAAATTTCCTTCATTTCCTCTGTTGTATAAAATGCCAAGATCCAATGTACCCTTTATGTATCTGATCACCTTCTTAGCTGCATTCAAGTGAATTTCTGTAGGCCTTTCCATGTATCGACTAATCAAGCCAACTGCATACATCAGATCAGGTCTTGTTACAGTCAATTATCTGAGACTTCCTACTATCCTCTTGTAATTTGTAGCATCCACAGGAGGTCCCTCTTCATCCTTGATAAGTTTAATACCTGGAACTATTGGATTCTTTACAGCATTGCAGTCCATCATCCCAAACTTATCAAGTATTTCAGTGGCATACTTCTTTTGACTAATGAAAATTCCTTTCTTGCCTTGTTGAACTTCTACACCCAAAAAATACTTCATTTTCCCAAGGTCTGTCATCTCAAACTCCAGCTTCATAGACTTCTTGAAATCCTCAATCAAGCATTCATCATTCCCAGTCACAACAAGATCATCAACCTTGATATATCTTGATACAACCTTGATAAACAATGTAGGTTCTGATATACATTTTTGAAAACCATCTTTGACAAAATATGAGTCTATGCGACTATACCATGcccttggagcttgtttgagaccGTACAAAGCTTTATTCAACTTATAAACCTTGTgttcttcttccttttttatgaaaccttctggttgttcaaCAAAGACTTCTTCATCTAGCTTTCCATataaaaatgcactttttacaTCTAGTTGAAAAACAGTCCACCCCTTTTGTGCAGCAACAGCTATAACTAACCTGATAGTGTCCCATCTAGCCACAGGTGCAAACACTTCATTGTAGTCTACTCCATACTTTTGTGCATACCCTTTCACTACAAGCCTAGCCTTGTGTTTCTCAATCTCTCCTTTCTCATTCAACTTCGTTTTGAATACCCATTTCACCCCAATAGGTTTGGCTCCTTTAGGAAGTTCAACTAAATTCCAAGTTGAATTCTTCTCTATAGCTTGTATTTCTACTTTCATTGCATCTGTCCAATTTGAGTTTGTTACTGCTTCTTCAAAATTAACAGGATCTTGAGAGACAAGAAGAGCTAGATTCACATTTTCTTCATCTGAAATATCTTCTCCCATCACATAATCTTCTTGCCATCTAGGTGCATTTCTCAACCTTATTATAGGTGTTCTTTGGTTTTGAATTGTAGATTCTGGATTATCTGATCCACTGTTTGTATCTTGATCTGATCCATCATCACTTTGAGATTTATTCTGTACAGCAACATCAATTTCTTCTAATATGTCACCAGCCCATTTAAGTTCTGTCTCTCCATCTTCATTCCAGTTCCAACTTTTCCCTTCCTCAAAGACCACGTCTCTACTAATGACAATTTTCTTAGTAACTGGATCATACAAACGATAAGCCTTTGACTGGTTGCTAACTCCAAAGAACACACAACAATGGCTTTTGTCATCCAGCTTAGCTCTCTTCTGATCTGGAACATGCACATGGCCAATACACCTAAACACCCTCAAATGTTCCACTGATGGTAACACACCAGTCCAAGCCTCTTCTGGTGTTTTCCCTTTAACAGATTTAGTGAAACTCCTATTTATCACATAAACACACCATTGCACAGCCTCTGTCCAGAAAATCTTTGGAACATTTCTTCCTGTCATCACACTTCTTACAGCATTCATTATAGTTCTATTCCTCCTCTCAACCACaccattctgttgaggagtaTAGGCTGTAGTTAACTGTCTTTTAATTCCTTTACTCACACAGAAATCATCAAACTCTTCTGAATTAAATTCACCCCCTCTGTCAGTACGTAAACATAATATTGATTCACCACATTCTTTCTCAACTAAAGCCTTAAACTtcttaaacatttcaaaacttcCAGATTTTTCAGTAAGAAAATAGACCCACAATTTTCtactaaaatcatcaataaaactaagaaaataCCTCTTTCCACTTGATGATACTGGTGTAATGGGACCACACAGATCTGAATGAACTAACTGTAATTTCTTGGTAGCCCTCCATTCATTCTTCTTTGGCATTTTTTGCCTCGGTTGCTTACCAACCAGACATTCAGAGCAGATGTCCTTTGGAATGTTGATTATAGGCATCCCCTTCACTAACTTCTGATTTTGCATAGTTTGTAAGGCTTTGTAGTTGAGGTGACTGAATCGACAATGCCATTAACTTGACCAAATCTTCTGTGACTGTTTGTAGACAGATTGAGGATTGAGGATGAGTGACAGTCTTTATTATTATGTCAAATCTGAGAACAAACAATCTGTTTGCTGTCATCATTGATGTGAGTATCAATCCCTTTTCTGGATGAAAGATCTTACATTTGCCATTCtgaattagaattgaaagaCCATTTTCTGAAAGTTGCCCTATGCTCAACAAATTGTTTTTGAGGTCTGGAACATAAAAAACTCCAGAAATTGTATGTTTTTGGGCTCCAATATGCATCCTTATACTTCCTTTACCACTAATTGTAAGTATTGATCCATTTCCAAGCTTGACAGTACTATTAAAACTTTGGTCTAGTTGAGAAAACCAATTCTTGTGTCCACACATATGATTAGAGCAACCAGAGTCTAAGAACCATGATTCTTTTGGCTCTAGTTCAGATATTTCAGTCTCTTGATTTTCTGCATAAGCCATCAAcaacatttcttcttcttcgttaaaTTCTGCATAATTTGCCTTATCTTCCCATGATGGACACTCATATTGATAGTGTCCAAGTTTGTGACAATTGTAGCACTGTACTAGATCCTTATTTCTAGGTACTctgcctcttcctcttcctctacctCTAGGTGAACCTCTTCCTCTTCCCTGCCTCTTCCTCCATCTGGTACATATGCACCAAGGGCATGTTCTTCTCCCTTTTCTGTCTTCTTGAACTTATGTTCATGAACAGATAATGAGCTTTGCAGCTCATCAATTGACATTTGTCTTGTATCTCTTGCCTCTTCGATTGCAACCACCACGTACATGAATCTCTCGGTTAACGTCCTGAGTATCTTTTCCACCACCAGGTAGTCGGGCATCACCTCACCATTGCTACGCATCTGGTTTGCCACAGCCAATACCTTTGTAAAGTACTCCTTAATCGTTTCACCTTGCTTCATTTCAAGCACTTCAAACTCTCTTCTCAAGGAGTTCAACAACGACCTTTTAACCTTTTCATTTCCCCCAAATTTCGTTTTCAGAGAATTCCAGATGATGTTTGAGGAACTTCGATCAAGAATCTGTTCGAACGTAACCCGATTGATTGCCTGGAAAAGGATATACTTTACTTTGCAATCCTTTGTCGTCGCCTCAGCAGAGGGGTTCTCCTTTTCGATTCCATTCTCTACGATACTCCATAACCCTTTAGCCATCAACAAATTTTTCATCAATTCACTCCAATGATCATAGTGTTGGCCGTCGAATTGAGGAACTTGGACGAGACTACCCTTATCGTCACCCATGGCTTCTTTGATAAACACACTAATTTCCTCACAAAACACTCGTGTTTAGTTTTAGGTatatggctctgataccaatttgtagtattcagaaataaaatgTAGTAATTTGATTGATAAGAGATTTGGCTTAAATAGCCTTACAGCCTAAAACTAAGTCAACAACTGAAAAGCATAAAAATAGGATAAACTAAGTCAGCCTAAAAACAAGGCACGTcaaaggaaataaaataaactgCTACTGCTAACTGCTATTACTACTAACTGCTACTAATACTAAATGCTATTAAGACTTAGTCTTTTATTTTGCTAATACTAAATTTCTTCAACAAATTTACCCTTGCCAAAATCCAACATAGCAGAACAGAGTACATGAATACGATACTTACGGGTATTTAACGCCCCGAACTTCCAATGGACATGTCCATCAAGCTTAATTGTAAGATTAATAATCCCTATAGACCAATCCTATTTGAGAAAAGGTACATTGTACGGAGCAATTGGTACGTTGGTTCCGTTGATAAACAAAGACCAAACATGAATCTCCTTACGTCCTTGATATACTCCTCTAGGAATGTCTGTTTGGTAAGTGATTTGTTGATTCATATATTCTGCGTAGATACCCAGATCGTCGTAATAGATACCCGAAATGTCATTTGGGTTTTTGGAGGCGATGGTTATTTGTAGAGTGGAGGAAAGAAGATTCAACGACGACGAAAGGTTGAAGGTGAAGACAGTGGCGTCTTGAATGATGAATTGCGGTTTTGAGGGATGGGCGAAACGTATGATGAGGTAGATTGATATGAAGATTAGATTGATGATGATTCCGATGATTAGCTTTGTATTATGTTTGGTTGCTTGTTCTTGTTGATCTGTAAATGTTACCGAATCGAAATCTTCATTGTCTTTGATTAACACCATTATGTTGTTAGGATGGAGAAACGGAGTATGAAAATGCAAATATCAAGTGTTCGAGAGGTCAAAGGTAGTGAAACCTTAtctataattaatattgttttgaatGAGTGTATATTTAATAGTAACAGATCTACTTTTCCTCAACTTGAACCTCACGTACcatagttttaaattatatcaaaatcattgaattttaatttttctctcttgatGCTTGGTACATTGTCGCAAGCCACCGGATCTTCTGCTCCCGATTTCAGTGTTCCCTTGTTGCGGACCAATGAAATCTCAGGagcattaaaataataataaagcaaAGCTGGGTTGAAGGGAGGGAGGGATTATCCGGAATCCGGAATTCTATCCGGGTTTACCCAAACACCGTTAACGGAATTCTATTTAACGCCGGAGTCAAGCTCACTTCCCTCGGGTTCCATTTCAAAAGGAATGCAGGTATCACTTCAGAGCGAATCTCATTTCGCTTCAGGCGCCAAGTAATCACAGTATACAGATATGAGATACGGAGCGAAACTTCCTTCGCTCAGAAgccatgtaaaatggaatgaACCGGTCCGCCTATCAGGGCGAAACACACTTAGCCTTAGGTATGTTCTTACCATAAGCTCATGGAAAACCCCCAATAAGTCCATGAAAAGACAGTTCACTTTTCCTGTAAAAACATTTACTGATGCATGTAAATACACAAAttcaccaaatttatttattttttaattagaaataaaatttaaaaattagactCATCAAATGACGGGTACGAAGCAtaattcgcttcaattacttcataAAATCGGACGAAACTTCCTTCGCTCAGaagccatgtaaaacggaattaACAGGTCCGCCTTTTGTCAGGGCGAAACACACTTAGCCTTAAGTATTTTTATACCCTAAAGCTCATGGAAATCTCGCAATAAGTACATGAAAAGACAGTTCACCTTCCCTGGAAAAACATTTACTGATGCATGTAAATACACAAAttcaccaaatttatttattttttaattagaaataaaatgaaaaaattagacTCATCAAAGGACGTGaacgaagcatacttcgcttcaattacttcataGAATCGGACGAAACTTCCTTCGCTCAGAAGCCATATAAAACGAATGAACCGGTCCGCCTTTTGTCAGGGCGAAACACACTTAGCCTTAGGTATTTTCATACCCTGAAGCTGATGGAAAACCCCTCAATAAGTCCATGAAAAGACAATTCACCTTTCCTGGAAAAACATTTACTGATGCATGTAAATACACAAAttcaccaaatttatttattttttaattagaaataaaatttaaaaattagactTATCAAAGGACGGGAACGAAGCATACatcgcttcaattacttcataGAATCGGACGAAACTTCCTTCGCTCAGaagccatgtaaaacggaatgaaTCGGTCCACCTTTTGTCAGGGCGAAACACACTTAGCCTTAGGTATTTTCATACCCTGAAGCTCATGGAAAACCCTAAATAAATCCATGAAAAGATAGTTCACCTTTCCTAGAAAAACATTTACTGATGCATGTGTAAATACACAAAttcaccaaatttatttattttttaattagatttttttttaaaaattagactCATCAAAGGACGGGaacgaagcatacttcgctaCAATTACTTCATAGAATCGAGCGACACTAGCAtcgtttattgttttaaaagcTCAACCCTGCGAAACTTGCTTCgtttatgaaattatgaaatCAAATTTGCGAAGCTAActtcattaaatttttaatttgtgtgAAGTAGAAATCGCTTCATTTCTGTGaaagattttttatatttttcccgCTATATTGCATTTCTACGAGGGTTTTTGCCCTCCTTAAAAAACAACTTTTTACTAGTGATTAGAACACCAAACATTTCTCAATTACTTACGAGTTGAAACCaatatgattgattaaaaatttagttaaaCTCGTATTTTCAAATTTCATAGAGTGTTTGATAAATTATAGCATTATTCAATATACTACTTGCAATTGAGGTAGAATATTAAATAACCcgtcatatttttcaaaagaacaaaaatatttatgtaaatttgtattttctatttaacatattttgttttaattttcatatatttaatttttatttattatatatattatttttaaataaagtatttgtcttaatttttatttaatgtattttattttaacatttacttaatatattttattttaatgtttatataatgtatttttattttagtttataatattttattttaatttataatatttatttgaatagctAAATTTAATAGGTTTAGTTCTagttatatacaatatatt
Proteins encoded:
- the LOC124912998 gene encoding NDR1/HIN1-like protein 1, translating into MVLIKDNEDFDSVTFTDQQEQATKHNTKLIIGIIINLIFISIYLIIRFAHPSKPQFIIQDATVFTFNLSSSLNLLSSTLQITIASKNPNDISGIYYDDLGIYAEYMNQQITYQTDIPRGVYQGRKEIHVWSLFINGTNVPIAPYNVPFLK